The following is a genomic window from Gadus morhua chromosome 23, gadMor3.0, whole genome shotgun sequence.
ccgtcgttttacggagataccgtatgaacgtttttatgtttttcacaaaacatgtaagtacctggcaggccaaactcctcgccgatctctttcaaagcctggttggttttgttttatctctgtatatgtcgatcctcatgttccaaagtaccggtctcgtaaaaacggccattatcatacgctcccccatcttttgtccgtaaataaatccatgtccgtacgtaaaacactagcgactccttccgtaaatttacggaagcacggatacgaaaaacatgtACTGTACGTGGAAACGAGGTGTAACACACACGTTCAAACGAAGACACACATTCTAACACATGGTCAAAGCTAGAGATGTTTCTGTTGATGAACACGTTCGTTCCATATGGCTGGTCACCTACATGACGGCATTGACACAGTGATAGTTTCTCTGTTGCACCATGTAGTCCACGATGGTTTCAGTGATCTCCTGTCTGGTCACCCTGGTGCAGCATACAGAGAACTTCTGAGGTACTGAAGAAGAGACTGAAAGACGGTTAGTTTCCCTGACATTCTCATTGTAAGATGGCAGTCCGTACCTTGGTTCTCATGGCGTCCCCTGAGAACCCAGGTCCCCGTCGGCCCCATCCTCCCCTTACCTGCAGATTCTTGTCCGGTCAGAGCGACCaccacagccagcagcagcaggctcttcGTCACAGGGCCACAGGTCGTCATCTTCactggttctgattggctgcttttAACCATCAAGAGATATGCAGTAAGACGACAGAGAAGATCTGGTGTTAATGCTCGTCGACCGTTAGACCAGTGGACTGCCCTCTCTCAGCAGGACAGGTATATTTATGTTGTGAAAAAGAGAAGTGCTGgagtgatgtctctctctctctctctctctctctctctctctctttctctttgcacAAACTCGCTCACTCGCCCACTCAATCTCTGTCTGTAGATCTGtagatctatatgtatatatctatatgtatatgcatCAATATATTGATCTTTATGTacctttctctctatctgtctaccTCTAACATATCCCGACCCTCCCTAGGGAAGACCTTTTCCGACCTCTTCCTGACGCAATATCGGCCATGTTGGTTCTGCTGCGTCTTGAAAGAAGTGCACGTGGGTTTAGAACCAAAATGGCCACTCGGTGAACGACCATGTGATCTCTCGTTTAGTTGACTggcgacagacagacggagagacagacaaacagagacactTGTTTGTTCAGGCTCTTTCAACAATAACACTCCAGTACTTAACATCGCTTATCCTCCACCTCTCATCAAACGATCCGTTCACAGGAACACGGATGTTAGTATCCTCATTAGCATAGCCAGTCCTTCAGACTGAGTTCAGGGTCACTCCACACCCCCTCTGATTGAGAGTTGCAGGAGTTGCTCAGTCACACTGTGAGGATTCCCCGGGAGAAGTTGGATGTTTAGTGATTAGCATATGGACCAcatcaaccacacaaacacctgctgTGTTCCGAAACTAACGTTGGCCAAAATAAGTGTGTAGGCTACCTGTTAAGAAACAGAACGTAGGGACCAAAGTGCTGGACACAGGGAGGCGGAGGGGCGTAAGGGCAACGGGATTTATTGGTACAAGcaaggcgggtagtcaggcaggcgggggtcAGGTACCGGGCGGGCGATCGGGTAGGCAAGGGCTCGACGATGGACGGGTAGTCAGCCAGGCGGAAGTCCGATGACGggtaggcaggcaggcagaaggAGAActagagaggggcagaggggatTACTAAGGGAGCAGGGAATTGGAGCAAGACTTGACAAAGAGCTGGTAGGACGAACTTGTTGTAgtaaacgacgaactggcgccggcagATTGGAAACCCCCGACTGAAGTAGGGAATGATGATTAGCATATTACAGGCAGGTGTGTCGGGGGGATGAGGACCAGAAACAACCAGCGGCCACTAGATGAGGGTGttggaccgcgtagcaggacgtAGCCCACCATGTGTATTTTCATGCATGAAAGCCGAATTGGGGGCAAAAGTCTAGGCTACGGTGTCCTTCATGTAGGCATCCTTTAGCAAGAGGACCAATCCTAAGCCTCCTCTTCAAGGAGCATGTTGGGGTGCCATGCAAGTCCCCGCAGATAGAATCTACGACATGGGACGGTCTGAAAGCAGACCTAGAAAGAAGAAGTTCCGTTAGTGGGACAGGAAGGCAGGTATCACCTTCTGAGTTGTTCGTTCTTTTCATCGGTTGTATCACACAGAGTTTATTTAGTGTTCTACCGTCTCTTTCTGTGATGCTGAATCTCATTCCAATCAGGTCGTGTCATATCctttttttctgtctgtttcctgtCCTCCACTTTCATATAATCCTATCATAGTCAGCGCTGAGCTCCCTGAAAGACCTCTTCACTAACGGAGAAGGGACGGAACATTTTCATGACCTGACCTGTCTTCATGTCTGACTTGGGTTTGGATTAACTTCAAAAGAAAAGCAAGTCATAAAACGGTTGTGAAATAACGAAGACAGGCCGCAGCACTTAATCAGAGTCATTGGAATGACATTGACAAgtgcttgtttttgtgttgaATTCATGGGGTGGGGGCGAGGAGCAATGGCAAGGCTGTTCCACCCATCGTTTTTACACACTTTTGTTCTGTTCGTCCAAACAGAGTTGAGCCTCATTGATTATTGAGTGAGCGACTAATGTTAGTGTTCATCTGGAAGGGGGGGCTGGTCTCAGTGGACCACCTCATGATTGAGCGTGTAGTTTAACTCgttgacccccccaccccccttttatacacttgttgtatgttgtacgtcctggcacttaatgtaccgGTACAAACTTATTGTATgatgtacgtcctggcacttgcaAATAGTGCTTAGcattatgtagcatcttatcctagctatatttgttgcatacagggaatgggttaacctagagattgttactggcacttggttctataaatATCCTTACTGTAACAACAGCAATGAAttgttgttcctctttcttctgacaaatgtacatattgtaagtcactttggattaaagcgtctgctaaattccgttaataaagtaaagtaaaatgtTATTGTAAAGCAAGGACAGAATAAGGGAAACCAATAATCCATAACTTAAGGAGCAGAGTGACACTTCTGAGAGGCTCTGAGGCTGACCTGTCCATATGCTCAGCTAAGCGTCTGTGTTTAGATATTTTACCATAAGTAAAGTAATGGTTGATTAGGAGGCAGGTACTGAGCAGGCACGGCGTTATGGGTGGGCCTGATGGACCTAGGACCACCCATGTTTAAAAGGTCCACCCAAAACGTTACTtcttcttcaaaaaaaaaaaaaaaaaaaaaagttatattttaatCATTATTATTCTAACTTTTTGATTGGGGAATAGAGGCTAAATGacaaaatcatgaaataatgAAGATGGAGAGTCAGGTTATAGAATAGGactcattttatttatattcagacACACAAAATACTTTTGAATATTAAAATGCTGAAAACGGGTATAATTAATGAATAGCTAGAACCTTCAAGAAATCCAGTGAACTTATAGATAAACAACGATACAACATTGTAACATAAAGCGtcgttatattattatattatatatatatatatatatatatatatatatatatatatatatatatatatatatatatatatatatatatatatatatatatatatattaaataaccTATAAGGGGTTCACAATGTAgagaagaggattagggccacatgtGATTCTCTTTCTCTGAGTTCTGACTTCAGACTCAGAACTCATTCAAAAAGATTCTCATCTGGCCCTAAAACACTTCCGCAAAAATGCTAGTATATCTGGAGTACTGAAAATGTATCAAAAAAAAGTTCTAGCAGTTGATTGTTTTTCTCTTCAAAAGTATCTGGTCAGCCATCTTGAAGCTCATTGGCCGGCGCTGAATGAGATGCATTTCTATTGGACGTATAATGCGTTGAGGGCGTGGCGGTGGTTCCCTccaatggaggaggagaggagcttcaggaggaaggggtggaggcCAATGCAAATCTTTTGTGCAGCCTGTGAAACAAGCACAGAAACTTGtattacatttttcataaaatgtgtgtgaatgaatgagtgtatgaatgaatgagtgtgtgagtgaattaGTGAGGGACACTTACTCAAGCTCCGCGACCTTCATCTTTACCCAGGGCTCATCATGTTTGCAGCAGAACGACTTACCGCTCTCTGTTTTGAaactacacaaaacacagagatACCTTTAGTAGTCTGAGCCATGGATGACACCCTATATGAGGTTAACACATCCTAAAACACAAGTTTAAATGAAGACACACATCGTAAGACACGTTCAAAGCTAGAGATGTTTCTTTTGAAGAACACATTCGTTCCATATGGCTGGTCGCTTACATGACGGCATTGACACATTGatagtttttcttttgcatCGTGTAGTCCACGATGGTTTCAGTGATCTGCTTTATGGTCACCCTTTCGCAGCAATAAGAGACCTTCTCTGATCTTCTCTTCTGACGTGCTGAAGAAGAGACCGAAAGACAGTTAGTTTCCCTAACTTTCACATTGTAAGACGGCAGTCCGTACCTTGGTTCTCGTGGCGTACCCTGAGAACCCATGTCCCCGTcgtccccatcctcccctcacctgcagATCCTTGTCCGGTCAGAGCGACCaccacagccagcagcagcaggctcttcGTCACGGGGCCACAGGTCGTCATCTTCactggttctgattggctgcttttAAAGATcaagagatagacaggaagacgACAGATACGATCAGGTGTTAATGCTCTTCTACAGTTAGACCAGTGGACTGCCGTCTCTCTGCAGGACAGGGATATTTATATTGTGATAAAGGAGAAGTGCTGAGCATTTAATCAGAGTCATTGGAATGACATTGAATGACATAAGTTATTTGAACCTTATGAAATAAAACGGTTGCGTAAAAGTGCTCCTTTTTGTGTTGAAATCATGCGGTGGGGgcgagggttagggttcggtCTGTCCTAGCCATCGTTTTTGCACACTTTTGTTCTGTTCGTCCAAACACAGTTGAACCTCATTGATTATTGAGTGAGAGACCAATGTTAGTGTTGATCTGGAAGGGGTCTGTTGGGGTTCCGTTTCCGGTATAGAACCGCGAGGGTGGGGGCCTCAACAGCTGGTTTTTTTTGAgaggggggcgtgtgtgtgtgtgtgtgtgtgtgtgtgtctgtgtctgtgtctgtgtctgtgtgtgcattggaggggggggttgtggtgtgtgtgtatatttggggggggggggttgtggtgtgtgtgtgtgtattgggggggggggggggtttgggtgtgtgtgtgtgtgcgcgcccttGGGTAGTGCCTAgattatgttttttattggggGTGATGCTATGTGTTTCATCTTTCGTGTTTTTATGATTGTCTATGTCAATTTTTTATGTATGCGTCGCCGATGCTCTCGGTGTGCCTAAAGCAAATTTCTCTTGTGAGAGAGACAATAAAatactctcttactctctcgcCTCTTCTcaatcacccctctctctctcacagataGTGTgtgtccggccgtctgtctgtggtttctttctacaactgacacagagacactgaggcaccCCCGTATATCGtaaaaacaatttttttatttctaatttttgatcaatataatattattattaaggtGCATATGCAAGCATTATTTACTAATAAAACGAGAAtgatcatcggctgaacacacactgttggatccactgagttgcttattgcaattatgcttcattaacaaatacaccagaaaaatagtcccttacatggaCACAATgaacacgaggactaaaacaatagaagcagcagactttacaaatcatcaacaggtgtgcacgtacctttaataactgaacatctTGTGCGGCCGtttggttcccaacagaacaaAAGGAATtgagattcagtttaaagtaatttacaacattaTCCCTCAGAGCTCTTGGtcattatgaataaaatataaaatctgcttttAATCAGGTTCCTTTTTAAGATTATGACAAAAATAATGACATCATAATCCTCCAATCCAAAACTGTTCATGCCTGAAAATGTACAAATATTGTAGTATAAAAACCATGTGatttaccatcaataggtatttaaTATACATGTCAACTACATTAAATATTAATAACTTGGCTAATCCTATGGAAGATCTTAAAAGTGTCttcctttcatggtttatcatgatCAACTTTTCAGAAGCCCCGTAAAATGTAGCATTTGGAGTATAATTACTTACATGTCtttggtttctttctacaaccgacataGACACtaaggcaccccccccccaaccaaaacccTGGGAGGGGGTCAGAGAATAATATCGGAAAAACATTGGTTGTTTTTGATTAATCTATCattattcttaaggcacttatgTAAGCATTATTTACTAATAAAACTATAATGGTTCattacaattatgcttcattaacaaacacaatagagaaatagtcccttacatgcacacaataaacacgaggactaaaacaaaagcaaaaaaaagcaaaagcagcagactttacaaatcatcaacaggtgagcacgttTCTTTAATAACggaacatgttctgcggccgcttggttcccaacagaacacaaaaaaatcaagattcagcttaaagtaatttacaacatgcaacattatcccacagacctcttggttattatgaatagaatatgaaatctgctttaaatcaggaaTATGAAAAAAATGATCTCGGAGCCCTAAGACCAAAACTGGGGATGTCTGAAACatttaccatcaataggtattttatgtacatttcaaataataaatgtgcttatatatcagagagagagagagagagagagagagagagagagagagagagagagagagagagagagagagagagagagagagagagagagagagagagagagagagagagagagagagagagagagagagagagagagagagagagacccttttTTTACAACTGATGCAAAGACGCTGAAGCACCCCCCGCTAACACaaccccagggaggaggtcctcctgggtgaaggtggactggaaggtgtggatgtgtgtgtctgaggaccctcctccacctggggacactctgtagaaggacagagtgccagcaggccggtccagatacactcctactctgctggagccagaggggggggggagacctaTGAATGTCTCTGTATTGTTGTACCAGGCATAGTAACCATGATCATAACAATCAAGACTCCACGACTTGTTGTTCGCTCCAAGCAGGCTGTCataaccccctcctctccttgtgattcctctgtaagTCACTCCTATAAAAacatctcctttcctctctacctcccagtaacagcggccagtcagagcctctctacccaacacctgagcctgggagtcaaatctctctgggtgatccggatacgaatGGTCCCTTCCATCCCGcttcaccttcctgttgtcctcagacagataGAGTTCTCGgttggccgtgttggggtccaatgtgagttcacaggcatctgacgggAGAACAAGACATAATTAGATGCTGAACCATTCCTCatggtcatcatcatcatcacgtgTACTGCTTTCCtgcattcttcttctttttattctcttccagattgttttttttggttgctCTCGACTCTTCAGACATTAAcatagaaagacaaaaaaatagcATATAATAGGTACTATAGTGGAATCAGGTGCTGTCGATTTTCTAAGCAATAGTACACATTGTGATTAAGATaattaaagttaaagttaattagaaatcccatgtgtgtgtgagtgaatgtccCAATCAAAACATTGAAACGAAGACGGTAGAAGCTAAACATCAATGGACTTAAAAAACACCTATTTTACGTCATGACTTCCACAAGAACTAGGGAACCGTTGACAGAATTGGTGGTTCGGTTTTTGGTTCCCTACGTTTTGGGTAAAGCAGGCGATGACACAAGTGACAGAAAACtaacaaaactaaaaaaagtacacatataaacatgtaggcaaaccgcacgcacgcacgcacgcacacacacacacatatataaacacatacacaaacacacatatatacacacatacatttataaatatattaacaACGTTATGAAGATATCAAAAACAATGCTATGAATATATCAACGATAATGCTATGAATATATCAACAATACTTGGAAtatatcaacaacaaacatctctccttggatccagaacttaccaaagacaagcagctcagcgctgtgattggccgtgccagcgctgttgctcgccatgcagcagaccgtgttcacACCAGACCTCACACCTCTTACGAAGAGgaaccccctctccacccaggcctctgattggtcgtctgtgccgtccctctccaggggcctgccgttgtggagccactcgacagtgggctccggcgtgccgccggcgtggcaggtgtagcgggccgtttggcccaAGGGCAACACCTGGTcagaggagtggaactctgtgatgttgggggcctcctcctccgtgggcatCTCTGACCCTGAAGAAAccagggggagaggagtgaacgtttacaacacggatctagagatgcagcgtcagacactcccttcactctctcctaatACATGCCCACAGTAGACTACAATAGAAACCTGAATTTAATAGCCCACATTAGAAACATGGCtgtagtagaccacaatataaacctgacctcagtagaccacactAGAAACCTAGCCTTAGTataccacaatagaaaccttaccttagtagaccacaatagaaacctgaccttggtagaccacaatataaaaCCTAgccttagtagaccacaatagaaacatgGTCTAGGTCGACCACATTAGAAACATGGCattagtagaccacaatagaaacatgGTCTTACTAGAACACAATAGAAACATTGTCTTAGTAGACCACATAGAAACATGGCATTAGTAGACCTAAACACAACCAACCACCTTTCAACTCTTAAAGGGTATATTTACTGTATCTACGGCaaagagaacagaaaggaggaaccgttctccactaatgaacacaaacaaagtctcgAATCACACACTACATGCTTTTCTTTGTAGCGGAGTTTACCTGTAAAATTGTTTGTCC
Proteins encoded in this region:
- the LOC115537252 gene encoding uncharacterized protein LOC115537252 isoform X2, translating into MFHDESVYLISTTKKNWTASREDCLQRNADLVVIDSREEQVFRFVSRLMGTSWLGLSDRDTEGTFKWVDGTPMTSSWRHGKPRVDGGAKYCVVAGEDGWSEEPCDRQHYWICEKAIHLDHLQAGRNKEANNLASHQTEFDGTNNFTGSEMPTEEEAPNITEFHSSDQVLPLGQTARYTCHAGGTPEPTVEWLHNGRPLERDGTDDQSEAWVERGFLFVRGVRSGVNTVCCMASNSAGTANHSAELLVFDACELTLDPNTANRELYLSEDNRKVKRDGRDHSYPDHPERFDSQAQVLGREALTGRCYWEVERKGDVFIGVTYRGITRRGGGYDSLLGANNKSWSLDCYDHGYYAWYNNTETFIGLPPPSGSSRVGVYLDRPAGTLSFYRVSPGGGGSSDTHIHTFQSTFTQEDLLPGVVLAGGASASLHQL
- the LOC115537265 gene encoding C-C motif chemokine 4-like gives rise to the protein MTTCGPVTKSLLLLAVVVALTGQGSAARQKRRSEKVSYCCERVTIKQITETIVDYTMQKKNYQCVNAVIFKTESGKSFCCKHDEPWVKMKVAELELHKRFALASTPSS
- the LOC115537252 gene encoding uncharacterized protein LOC115537252 isoform X1, encoding MFHDESVYLISTTKKNWTASREDCLQRNADLVVIDSREEQEQVFRFVSRLMGTSWLGLSDRDTEGTFKWVDGTPMTSSWRHGKPRVDGGAKYCVVAGEDGWSEEPCDRQHYWICEKAIHLDHLQAGRNKEANNLASHQTEFDGTNNFTGSEMPTEEEAPNITEFHSSDQVLPLGQTARYTCHAGGTPEPTVEWLHNGRPLERDGTDDQSEAWVERGFLFVRGVRSGVNTVCCMASNSAGTANHSAELLVFDACELTLDPNTANRELYLSEDNRKVKRDGRDHSYPDHPERFDSQAQVLGREALTGRCYWEVERKGDVFIGVTYRGITRRGGGYDSLLGANNKSWSLDCYDHGYYAWYNNTETFIGLPPPSGSSRVGVYLDRPAGTLSFYRVSPGGGGSSDTHIHTFQSTFTQEDLLPGVVLAGGASASLHQL